In Acidaminococcus timonensis, one DNA window encodes the following:
- a CDS encoding ribonuclease HII codes for MDEKKKVSYIKERLAQGPTAAELALWSEDPRMGVQHLLASYEKKQIKKRKEQQRLQQLQSMEQQYWDRELEYVAGCDEAGRGPLAGPLVTAAVILPHTIWLPGLNDSKKVSAKRREELYGEILDQAVAVTVSILGPREIDTLNIYQAAKQAMTLCLTHMKVRPLAAITDAMPLNLPDLPVQDVVRGDSRSAAVAAASIIAKVTRDRIMEQLDLEYPQYGFATHKGYGTAKHMHAVLDCGPTPWHRRSYEPLKSMGDTGEAISENRLLQLK; via the coding sequence ATGGACGAGAAAAAGAAGGTCAGCTACATCAAAGAGCGGCTGGCCCAGGGCCCTACCGCTGCGGAACTGGCCCTGTGGTCCGAAGACCCGCGGATGGGGGTGCAGCACCTCCTGGCTTCCTATGAAAAAAAGCAGATCAAAAAGAGAAAGGAACAGCAGCGGCTGCAGCAGCTCCAGTCCATGGAACAGCAGTACTGGGACAGGGAACTGGAATATGTGGCCGGCTGTGATGAAGCAGGACGGGGTCCGCTGGCGGGTCCCCTGGTGACAGCGGCGGTGATCCTGCCCCATACCATCTGGCTTCCGGGACTGAATGATTCAAAAAAAGTAAGTGCCAAACGTCGGGAGGAACTGTATGGGGAGATCCTGGACCAGGCGGTGGCTGTTACCGTGAGTATCCTGGGACCCAGAGAAATCGATACCCTGAACATCTACCAGGCGGCCAAACAGGCCATGACGCTGTGCCTGACCCATATGAAGGTGCGGCCCCTGGCGGCCATTACTGATGCCATGCCACTGAACCTTCCGGATCTGCCGGTGCAGGATGTGGTCAGGGGGGACAGCCGGAGTGCAGCGGTGGCAGCGGCTTCCATCATCGCCAAGGTCACCCGGGACCGGATCATGGAACAGCTGGATCTGGAGTATCCTCAGTACGGATTTGCCACCCACAAGGGATATGGTACGGCCAAACACATGCATGCGGTGCTGGACTGCGGTCCCACGCCCTGGCACCGGAGAAGCTACGAGCCCTTGAAGAGCATGGGCGATACCGGGGAAGCCATCAGCGAGAATCGGCTGCTGCAATTGAAATAA
- a CDS encoding YraN family protein, with protein sequence MVHARRKFGNWGEDAAVQYLERNGYEILERNFSCHWGEIDIIARQRGILAFVEVKSRHTLTYGRPAEAVTRAKQERLRKSAYLYLKTHQVHRFRYQFDIIEVLDLYGQISLNHLKNCF encoded by the coding sequence ATGGTCCATGCACGACGGAAATTCGGCAACTGGGGCGAAGATGCCGCAGTGCAGTACCTGGAAAGGAATGGCTATGAGATCCTGGAACGGAACTTCAGCTGTCATTGGGGCGAAATCGACATCATCGCCCGGCAGCGGGGTATCCTGGCCTTTGTGGAGGTAAAGAGCCGCCACACGCTGACCTACGGACGACCGGCGGAGGCGGTGACCCGTGCCAAACAGGAGCGGCTGCGCAAATCCGCCTACCTGTACCTGAAGACCCATCAGGTGCACCGGTTCCGGTACCAGTTCGATATCATCGAAGTCCTGGATTTATATGGACAGATTTCTCTGAATCATTTGAAGAATTGTTTTTAA
- a CDS encoding KH domain-containing protein, with translation MKEIVEVIAKAIVNNPSEVQVEEEKNGSSVILKLHVAPEDMGKVIGKQGRIAKAIRLVMKAAATRENVKVIVDID, from the coding sequence ATGAAAGAGATAGTTGAAGTGATTGCTAAGGCTATCGTGAATAATCCCTCCGAGGTACAGGTGGAGGAAGAGAAAAACGGTTCTTCCGTGATTCTCAAACTCCACGTGGCACCTGAAGATATGGGTAAAGTGATCGGCAAACAAGGCCGCATTGCCAAGGCCATCCGTCTGGTGATGAAAGCAGCTGCTACCCGCGAAAATGTAAAAGTCATCGTAGATATCGATTAA
- the rimM gene encoding ribosome maturation factor RimM (Essential for efficient processing of 16S rRNA), with protein sequence MEQHIVIGKIVAPHGVRGEFRIMPQTDHPERYAKLKKITLDNGREFTVVSLRQHKNVYLMKVESIDTMNDAETLRGRTIVLRPEELPPLPEGQFYVRDILGFAAVTPEGEPIGTLKDVYSPGSTDVFVIAPPEGEDILVAAIADNIRKIDWEKKEIVVVLPEWI encoded by the coding sequence ATGGAACAGCATATCGTGATTGGCAAAATTGTCGCCCCGCATGGCGTGCGGGGCGAATTTCGCATCATGCCGCAAACGGACCATCCGGAGCGGTACGCCAAACTGAAGAAAATCACCCTGGACAACGGCCGGGAATTCACGGTTGTGAGCCTGCGCCAGCATAAGAACGTATACCTGATGAAGGTGGAGAGCATCGATACCATGAATGATGCGGAAACCCTCCGGGGCCGGACCATCGTCCTGCGTCCTGAAGAATTGCCCCCTCTGCCCGAAGGCCAGTTCTATGTCCGGGATATCCTGGGTTTTGCCGCTGTCACACCGGAGGGGGAACCCATCGGGACCCTGAAGGATGTGTACAGCCCCGGATCTACGGATGTATTCGTCATTGCCCCGCCGGAGGGAGAAGACATCCTGGTGGCGGCCATCGCAGACAACATCCGGAAGATTGACTGGGAAAAGAAAGAAATCGTCGTTGTGCTGCCGGAGTGGATTTGA
- the ylxM gene encoding YlxM family DNA-binding protein, whose product MQDDGFEKRIRFGQLFAIYGGLLTEKQQNIMEQYFYDDLSLGEIAENTQTSRQAVYDLLRRVEQTLEKYEDKLHLLHQEQERQFKLRGAVKLLEACRTSDSTDPRLGKVEEILRSIIDESR is encoded by the coding sequence ATGCAGGATGATGGATTTGAGAAACGGATCCGGTTCGGCCAGCTCTTTGCCATTTATGGCGGGCTGCTGACGGAGAAACAGCAGAACATCATGGAACAGTATTTCTACGATGACCTTTCACTGGGGGAAATCGCGGAGAACACCCAAACCAGCCGCCAGGCGGTCTATGATCTGTTGCGCAGGGTGGAACAGACCCTGGAAAAATACGAAGACAAACTCCACCTGCTGCACCAGGAACAGGAAAGACAGTTCAAGCTGAGGGGAGCCGTCAAGCTCCTGGAGGCCTGTCGTACCAGTGACAGTACCGATCCCCGCCTGGGGAAGGTGGAAGAGATCCTGAGAAGCATCATAGACGAAAGCAGGTAA
- the ylqF gene encoding ribosome biogenesis GTPase YlqF, which translates to MENTFGEKKLHIQWFPGHMTKARRMMEANLKLVDVVVELLDARIPRSSANPMLQQLIGSKQKIVVLNKTDMADPDQTRAWLTWLKKKNFTALEVDCQKGRGVKALVTAIQKAGEPTLEKWRKKGVRNRSIRVMIVGIPNVGKSTLINRLLGRNKTVTQNKPGVTRGPQWVILGKGLELLDTPGVLWPKFDNPETGFCLAVTGAIREEVFDQEIAVHILVQRLMKRYPQELCANYKIELTTEDTVETVEEKIALSRGWLQAGGVADKNKTIQMVLRDFKSGKLGAFTLETAPKTGGEQ; encoded by the coding sequence ATGGAGAATACCTTCGGAGAAAAGAAACTGCACATCCAGTGGTTCCCAGGCCATATGACCAAGGCCAGGCGGATGATGGAAGCCAACCTGAAACTGGTGGATGTGGTGGTGGAACTGCTGGATGCCCGGATTCCCCGGTCCAGTGCCAACCCCATGTTGCAGCAGCTGATTGGCAGCAAGCAGAAAATCGTGGTGCTGAACAAGACGGATATGGCGGACCCGGACCAGACCCGGGCCTGGCTGACCTGGCTGAAGAAAAAGAACTTTACCGCACTGGAAGTGGACTGCCAGAAGGGAAGAGGTGTCAAGGCTCTGGTAACAGCCATCCAGAAGGCCGGGGAACCTACCCTGGAAAAATGGCGGAAGAAAGGCGTGCGCAACCGTTCCATCCGGGTCATGATTGTGGGCATCCCCAATGTGGGCAAATCCACCCTGATCAACCGGCTGCTGGGCCGGAACAAGACCGTGACCCAGAACAAACCCGGCGTGACACGGGGACCTCAGTGGGTGATCCTGGGCAAGGGACTGGAACTGTTGGATACGCCGGGAGTTTTGTGGCCCAAGTTCGACAATCCGGAAACGGGGTTCTGCCTGGCTGTGACCGGAGCCATCCGGGAAGAGGTGTTCGACCAGGAAATCGCTGTGCACATCCTGGTGCAGCGGCTGATGAAACGGTATCCCCAGGAACTGTGTGCCAATTATAAGATTGAATTGACAACGGAAGATACGGTGGAGACTGTGGAGGAAAAAATCGCCTTGTCCCGGGGCTGGTTGCAGGCTGGCGGCGTGGCTGACAAGAACAAGACCATCCAGATGGTGCTGCGGGATTTCAAGAGTGGAAAGCTGGGAGCCTTTACCCTGGAAACAGCGCCTAAAACAGGAGGAGAGCAGTAA
- the tkt gene encoding transketolase produces the protein MKNIDTESINTLRFLSIDEVQAANSGHPGLPLGTAPLMYTLWDRFMKYNPENPNWFNRDRFILSPGHGSALLYAMLHVAGYDLSLDDLKNFRQWGSKTPGHPEYGVTPGVDVSTGPLGHGFAMAVGMAMAERMLAARYNKEGYDIVDHYTYGITSDGDQMEGVASEAASLAGTLGLGKLIFLYDDNKITIEGSTDIAFREDVGARFKAYGWQVLRVGSSEDVEALTEAVEAAKKETKKPSLIIVKTHIGFGSPRQDMASAHGEPLGVENVAKTKEAAGWDGSQSFVVPEEVKKHFADKLPQCQKNEADWNKLVEEYGKAYPELGREFADRLDGKLDLDLKELLKAFKDTDSVATRAASGTLLQLLADKVPALIGGSADLGPSNKTEMKGKGFFSAEDPAGRNIHFGIREHAMGCIVNGLCLHGGIIPFGATFLVFADFMRPAVRMAALMGIGSVFVYTHDSIFVGEDGPTHEPIEQAMSLRLIPNVSVFRPADALETAVAWKAACENRKQPTCLLLTRQGMPVLHAYEKVIAKGAAKGAYVLSPSPRDKVKATLIATGSEVHLALAAQKALDEKKIGVQVVSMPSWDVFEKQSDSYKKKVLPKDIPTIALEAGVTTGWARYTGSEDRVLGINRFGASAPGKVVYEKFGFTVDHVVEMVKKLK, from the coding sequence ATGAAAAATATTGATACGGAAAGCATCAACACCCTGCGTTTTTTATCCATCGATGAGGTGCAGGCGGCCAATTCCGGCCATCCCGGCCTGCCGCTGGGCACGGCACCCCTGATGTATACCCTGTGGGACCGGTTCATGAAATACAATCCCGAAAATCCCAACTGGTTCAACCGGGACCGGTTCATCCTGTCCCCGGGCCACGGCAGTGCCCTGCTGTATGCCATGCTCCACGTGGCCGGCTATGACCTGAGCCTGGACGACCTGAAGAATTTCCGGCAATGGGGCAGCAAGACGCCCGGTCATCCGGAATACGGCGTGACCCCCGGTGTGGATGTTTCCACCGGCCCGCTGGGCCACGGCTTTGCCATGGCGGTAGGCATGGCCATGGCCGAACGGATGCTGGCTGCCCGCTACAACAAGGAAGGCTATGACATCGTCGACCATTACACCTATGGCATCACTTCTGATGGGGACCAGATGGAAGGGGTGGCTTCCGAAGCCGCTTCCCTGGCCGGCACCCTGGGCCTGGGCAAACTGATCTTCCTGTATGATGACAACAAGATCACCATTGAAGGCAGCACGGACATCGCCTTCCGGGAAGACGTAGGGGCCCGCTTCAAAGCCTATGGCTGGCAAGTGCTGCGGGTAGGGTCCTCCGAAGATGTGGAAGCCCTGACCGAAGCAGTGGAAGCCGCCAAGAAAGAGACGAAAAAACCGTCCCTGATCATTGTGAAGACCCACATCGGGTTCGGCAGTCCCCGTCAGGATATGGCCAGCGCCCACGGCGAACCCCTGGGTGTGGAAAACGTGGCCAAAACCAAGGAAGCCGCCGGTTGGGACGGCAGCCAGTCTTTTGTGGTGCCGGAAGAAGTGAAAAAGCATTTTGCCGACAAACTGCCCCAGTGCCAGAAGAACGAAGCGGACTGGAACAAGCTGGTGGAAGAGTACGGCAAGGCCTATCCGGAACTGGGCCGGGAATTTGCTGACCGTCTGGACGGGAAACTGGACCTGGACCTGAAAGAACTGCTGAAGGCTTTCAAAGATACAGATTCCGTGGCCACCCGTGCCGCTTCCGGTACCCTGCTGCAGCTGCTGGCTGACAAGGTGCCTGCCCTGATCGGCGGCAGTGCCGATCTGGGTCCCTCCAACAAGACGGAAATGAAGGGCAAGGGATTCTTCTCGGCCGAAGACCCTGCCGGCCGGAACATCCACTTCGGTATCCGGGAACATGCCATGGGCTGCATCGTCAACGGCCTGTGCCTCCACGGCGGCATCATCCCCTTCGGGGCCACGTTCCTGGTATTCGCTGATTTCATGCGGCCAGCGGTGCGGATGGCAGCTCTGATGGGTATCGGCAGCGTGTTCGTCTATACCCACGACAGCATCTTCGTCGGAGAAGACGGACCGACCCACGAACCCATCGAACAGGCCATGAGCCTGCGGCTGATCCCCAATGTTTCCGTATTCCGTCCGGCGGATGCCCTGGAAACGGCTGTGGCCTGGAAAGCGGCCTGCGAAAACCGCAAACAGCCCACCTGCCTGCTGCTGACCCGGCAGGGGATGCCTGTACTCCATGCGTACGAAAAAGTCATCGCCAAAGGCGCTGCCAAAGGTGCGTATGTGCTGAGCCCCTCTCCCAGAGACAAGGTGAAGGCCACCCTCATTGCCACTGGCAGCGAAGTGCATCTGGCCCTGGCTGCCCAGAAGGCACTGGACGAAAAGAAGATCGGGGTCCAGGTGGTGTCCATGCCCAGCTGGGATGTATTCGAAAAACAGAGTGATTCCTACAAGAAGAAGGTCCTGCCGAAGGATATCCCGACCATCGCCCTGGAAGCCGGCGTGACCACGGGATGGGCCCGCTATACCGGCAGCGAGGACAGAGTGCTGGGAATCAACCGGTTCGGTGCTTCGGCCCCGGGCAAGGTGGTGTACGAAAAGTTCGGGTTCACTGTGGACCATGTGGTGGAAATGGTGAAAAAACTGAAATAA
- the thiE gene encoding thiamine phosphate synthase, with the protein MKKFDLSVYLVTDRHCLRGRDFYAAIEEALKAGVTLLQLREKDASFQELLEEGRKVQALCRKYQVPFLIDDQVEVARALDADGVHLGQEDEAIERARAVLDREKIIGISAHNVEEALEAQRKGADYLGVGALYPTGSKKNASVLAPGVFRQVVEAVRIPVVGIGGIHEAQYGQVLDQGAAGCAMISGILGADDITATVKRLKVQAAKHLQKR; encoded by the coding sequence ATGAAAAAATTTGATTTGAGTGTGTATCTGGTAACGGACCGGCACTGCCTCCGGGGACGGGATTTCTATGCCGCCATCGAGGAGGCCCTGAAGGCCGGTGTTACCCTGCTGCAGCTGCGGGAAAAGGATGCTTCTTTCCAGGAACTGCTGGAGGAGGGCCGGAAGGTGCAGGCTCTGTGCCGGAAGTACCAGGTTCCGTTCCTGATCGATGATCAGGTGGAGGTGGCCAGAGCCCTGGACGCCGACGGGGTCCACCTGGGACAGGAGGATGAGGCCATCGAGAGGGCCCGGGCTGTCCTGGACCGGGAAAAAATCATCGGCATTTCTGCCCACAATGTGGAAGAGGCTCTGGAAGCCCAGCGAAAAGGGGCCGATTACCTGGGTGTGGGCGCCTTGTATCCTACCGGCAGCAAGAAGAATGCTTCCGTGCTGGCGCCTGGAGTGTTCCGTCAGGTGGTGGAAGCTGTCCGGATTCCTGTGGTGGGCATTGGCGGCATCCATGAAGCCCAGTATGGACAGGTTCTGGACCAGGGCGCTGCAGGCTGTGCCATGATCAGCGGTATCCTGGGGGCGGATGACATCACCGCCACCGTAAAGCGTCTGAAGGTCCAGGCAGCCAAGCATTTGCAGAAGAGGTGA
- the rplS gene encoding 50S ribosomal protein L19, giving the protein MNVIEAIEKEQLRSDIPEFRPGDTLKVYVKVVEGSRERVQMFEGVCIARSGAGVREMFTVRRVASGVGVERMFPVHSPRLEKIVVSHRGVVRRAKLYYLRKLTGKAARIKERR; this is encoded by the coding sequence ATGAACGTAATTGAAGCAATTGAAAAGGAACAGCTGCGTTCCGACATTCCTGAATTCCGTCCTGGCGATACCCTGAAGGTTTATGTAAAGGTTGTCGAAGGTTCTCGTGAACGTGTTCAGATGTTTGAAGGCGTTTGCATTGCACGGAGTGGTGCTGGTGTACGGGAAATGTTCACCGTTCGCCGTGTTGCTTCCGGTGTTGGCGTAGAACGGATGTTCCCTGTACATTCCCCGCGTCTGGAAAAGATCGTTGTATCTCACAGAGGTGTGGTGCGCAGAGCCAAACTGTACTATCTGCGTAAACTGACCGGTAAAGCTGCTCGTATCAAAGAACGCCGCTAA
- a CDS encoding YlqD family protein, which translates to MDKMIVRVPVVIKAKVTDDLKAKIIADMKRQVQAAELDFEQFQFNAKRALNEQAAAGPDATRALQEQIEYEKAQRGRALQELKDKLERAENLEIGSEVGHGTLERSVEITVGSDLESLMGAEIVVEDGKVIGFRA; encoded by the coding sequence ATGGATAAAATGATCGTTCGGGTGCCTGTAGTCATCAAGGCCAAGGTCACTGATGACCTGAAAGCCAAGATCATTGCAGATATGAAACGGCAAGTCCAGGCTGCTGAACTGGATTTTGAACAATTCCAGTTCAATGCCAAACGGGCTCTGAATGAACAGGCCGCTGCAGGGCCTGACGCAACTCGGGCTCTCCAGGAGCAGATCGAGTACGAAAAAGCGCAGCGCGGCCGTGCGCTCCAGGAGTTGAAAGACAAACTGGAACGGGCTGAGAACCTGGAAATTGGCAGTGAAGTCGGTCATGGTACACTGGAACGTTCTGTAGAGATTACCGTCGGCAGCGACCTGGAATCTCTCATGGGTGCCGAAATCGTCGTAGAGGACGGCAAAGTGATTGGTTTCAGAGCGTAA
- the ffh gene encoding signal recognition particle protein has protein sequence MAFEILTDKLTAAIQKLRGQKTVSEQDLKETLREVRLALLEADVNFKVVKEFTAKIKERAMGQQVDPNLTPGQYIVKIVHEELIELLGGTQSKLNTAANPPTVIMLVGLQGAGKTTTVGKLANYLRKNGKKPLMVAGDVYRPAAITQLEVIGKQLDMPVFTMGDQVSPVEIAKESLKRANALLCDTVLIDTAGRLHVDETLMNELKEMKAAVHPDEILLVVDAMTGQDAVTVADSFNKALGITGLVVTKLDGDARGGAVLSVKAVTNCPVKFVGMGEKLDALQPFYPDRMASRILGMGDVLSLIEKAQEAIDMDSAKKMAESMKKNEFTLDMFLDQMKQVKKLGSLESILSMIPGMGKFAKQLEGVDLDGKEVRRLEAIIYSMTPQERQNPRIINGSRRKRIAAGCGQRVQDVNRLLKQFEESKKLMKTMQGMNKYARKGRFKLPFMQ, from the coding sequence ATGGCTTTTGAAATCCTAACTGACAAACTGACGGCCGCCATCCAGAAACTGCGGGGCCAGAAGACCGTATCCGAGCAGGACCTGAAAGAAACCCTGCGGGAAGTGCGGCTGGCACTGCTGGAAGCGGATGTGAACTTCAAGGTCGTCAAGGAATTTACTGCAAAGATCAAGGAGCGGGCCATGGGCCAGCAAGTGGACCCCAACCTGACTCCCGGCCAATATATCGTGAAGATCGTCCATGAAGAACTGATTGAACTTCTGGGCGGGACCCAAAGCAAACTGAACACGGCAGCCAATCCTCCCACGGTGATCATGCTGGTGGGGCTGCAGGGCGCCGGTAAGACCACCACGGTGGGCAAGCTGGCCAACTACCTGCGGAAGAACGGCAAGAAGCCACTGATGGTGGCAGGGGATGTGTACCGGCCCGCCGCCATCACCCAGCTGGAAGTGATCGGCAAGCAGCTGGATATGCCGGTGTTCACCATGGGAGATCAGGTTTCTCCTGTGGAAATCGCGAAAGAGTCTCTGAAACGGGCCAATGCCCTGCTGTGTGACACGGTGCTCATCGATACCGCCGGCCGCCTGCACGTGGACGAGACGCTGATGAACGAACTGAAAGAGATGAAAGCAGCGGTCCATCCGGACGAAATCCTGCTGGTGGTGGATGCCATGACCGGTCAGGATGCCGTTACGGTAGCCGATTCCTTCAACAAAGCCCTGGGCATTACGGGGCTGGTAGTCACGAAACTGGATGGCGACGCCCGTGGCGGTGCCGTGCTCAGCGTGAAGGCCGTTACCAACTGCCCGGTGAAGTTCGTGGGGATGGGCGAAAAACTGGATGCCCTGCAGCCTTTCTACCCGGACCGGATGGCTTCCCGGATCCTGGGCATGGGGGATGTTCTCTCCCTGATCGAAAAAGCACAGGAAGCCATCGATATGGATTCTGCCAAGAAAATGGCCGAGTCCATGAAAAAGAATGAATTCACCCTGGATATGTTCCTGGATCAGATGAAACAGGTCAAAAAACTGGGGTCCCTGGAATCCATTCTCAGCATGATCCCCGGCATGGGAAAATTTGCCAAACAGCTGGAAGGGGTGGATCTGGACGGTAAGGAAGTCCGCCGCCTGGAAGCCATCATCTACTCCATGACCCCCCAGGAGCGTCAGAATCCCCGGATCATCAACGGATCCCGGCGGAAACGGATTGCAGCCGGCTGTGGTCAGCGGGTGCAGGATGTGAACCGGCTGCTGAAGCAGTTCGAAGAGAGCAAGAAACTCATGAAGACCATGCAGGGTATGAACAAGTATGCACGGAAGGGCAGATTCAAGCTGCCTTTCATGCAATAA
- the lepB gene encoding signal peptidase I, giving the protein MSENKKSDSWQDTVSDWLISIIVAVVLAFGIRTFLVEPYMVSGPSMMNTLQDRERLLVNKLVYYTRQPRRGEIIVFKYPSDTRRDFIKRVIAVGGDTIEIRDGKTLVNGEAIDESYIREPFHTNLPKMTVPQGHIFVMGDNRNNSEDSRFQDVGFVDLSLVKGKASVIFWPLGQMRSLP; this is encoded by the coding sequence ATGAGCGAAAACAAGAAGTCGGATTCCTGGCAGGATACCGTCAGTGACTGGCTGATTTCCATCATCGTGGCCGTAGTCCTAGCTTTCGGGATCCGGACTTTCCTGGTGGAACCCTATATGGTGTCCGGGCCTTCCATGATGAACACCCTGCAGGACCGGGAGCGGCTGCTGGTGAACAAGCTGGTGTACTATACCCGCCAGCCCAGAAGAGGCGAGATCATCGTCTTCAAGTATCCCAGCGACACCCGGCGTGACTTCATCAAACGGGTCATCGCTGTGGGCGGGGACACCATCGAGATCAGGGACGGGAAGACCCTGGTGAACGGGGAAGCCATCGATGAAAGCTACATCCGGGAACCCTTCCACACCAACCTTCCCAAAATGACGGTGCCCCAGGGACACATCTTCGTCATGGGCGACAACCGGAACAATTCGGAAGACAGCCGCTTCCAGGATGTGGGCTTCGTAGACCTGAGCCTGGTCAAGGGCAAAGCCAGTGTCATCTTCTGGCCTCTGGGTCAGATGCGTTCACTGCCGTAA
- the rpsP gene encoding 30S ribosomal protein S16, with translation MAVKIRLKRMGAKKSPFYRIVVADERAPRDGRFIETVGTYDSTVDPAVVTIDEEKALSWMKKGAQPTDTVRSMFSKQGLMAKLAGEKAAK, from the coding sequence GTGGCAGTTAAAATCCGTCTGAAACGTATGGGTGCCAAAAAGAGCCCTTTCTATCGTATCGTTGTTGCTGACGAACGCGCTCCGCGTGACGGCCGTTTCATCGAAACTGTAGGGACCTACGATTCTACCGTTGACCCCGCTGTGGTTACCATCGATGAAGAAAAAGCTCTGTCCTGGATGAAGAAGGGGGCACAACCGACTGATACGGTTCGCTCCATGTTCAGCAAGCAGGGCCTGATGGCTAAACTGGCTGGCGAAAAGGCAGCAAAATAA
- the thiD gene encoding bifunctional hydroxymethylpyrimidine kinase/phosphomethylpyrimidine kinase — MLHLLTIAGSDSSGGAGIQADLKTFAAHGCYGMSVITAVTAQNTTGVTAIQNIDPEVVEAQIDAVFSDIRVDGVKVGMVSTSPVIRAIARKMRQYKPRVLVVDPVMVATSGAYLLEKDARKDLQEQLLPLATLITPNMQEGEVLSGLTIQSQKEMEQAAAVICQQGAKAVLLKGGHLTETADDYLLYPGEGNWLQGKWFTGKRSNNPNTHGTGCSLSSALACELAKGLTLPEAVEKAKAYVALGIQNGLAVGHGHGPIHHFVDLYRMADWK; from the coding sequence ATGCTTCATCTTTTGACCATTGCCGGCTCGGATTCTTCCGGTGGAGCGGGAATCCAGGCTGACCTGAAGACCTTTGCCGCCCATGGCTGCTATGGGATGAGTGTGATCACGGCTGTGACGGCCCAGAATACCACCGGGGTCACGGCCATCCAGAATATCGATCCGGAAGTGGTGGAAGCCCAGATCGATGCAGTATTCTCCGACATCCGGGTGGATGGGGTGAAAGTGGGGATGGTTTCCACTTCGCCGGTAATCCGGGCCATTGCCCGGAAAATGCGCCAGTACAAGCCCAGAGTGCTGGTGGTGGATCCGGTGATGGTGGCCACCTCCGGCGCCTATCTGCTGGAAAAGGATGCACGGAAGGATCTGCAGGAACAACTGCTGCCTCTGGCCACGCTGATTACCCCCAACATGCAGGAGGGGGAAGTACTGTCCGGTCTGACCATTCAAAGCCAGAAGGAAATGGAGCAGGCTGCGGCTGTCATCTGCCAGCAGGGGGCCAAAGCCGTGCTGCTGAAAGGCGGCCATCTGACGGAGACGGCGGACGATTATCTGCTGTATCCGGGAGAGGGCAACTGGCTCCAGGGCAAGTGGTTCACCGGCAAGCGATCCAACAACCCCAATACCCATGGCACGGGCTGCAGTCTGTCTTCGGCCCTGGCCTGTGAACTGGCCAAAGGGCTCACCCTGCCGGAAGCGGTGGAAAAGGCCAAGGCCTATGTGGCCCTGGGCATCCAGAACGGACTGGCGGTGGGCCATGGCCACGGTCCCATCCATCATTTCGTGGATCTGTACCGGATGGCTGACTGGAAGTGA
- the trmD gene encoding tRNA (guanosine(37)-N1)-methyltransferase TrmD gives MKFVFITLFPEMIQNACSVSILGRAAQEGLISVQCVNPRDYATDRHRSVDDTTCGGGAGMVLKPQTCLAALDRARELAPGALVAAMTPVGEQLQQERICGLAKSGRDLIFLCGHYEGFDERILMEADLRLSIGDFVLTGGELPALCVMDAVARFIPGVLGKQVSAEEDSFHHSLLEYPQYTRPVEYQGKTVPEILLSGDHAKIDQWRRKEALRATFHHRPELLRQMQWQKGDGRLFLAMKEEEKENSRAEKK, from the coding sequence ATGAAATTTGTGTTTATCACCTTATTTCCGGAAATGATCCAGAATGCCTGCAGCGTAAGCATCCTGGGCCGGGCTGCCCAGGAGGGGCTGATCAGCGTCCAGTGCGTCAATCCCCGGGATTATGCCACGGACCGGCACCGCAGTGTGGATGATACCACCTGTGGCGGCGGAGCCGGCATGGTGCTGAAGCCCCAGACCTGCCTGGCTGCCCTGGACCGGGCCCGGGAACTGGCTCCCGGGGCACTGGTGGCTGCCATGACCCCCGTGGGGGAACAGCTGCAGCAGGAACGGATCTGCGGACTGGCCAAAAGTGGCCGGGACCTGATCTTCCTGTGCGGCCATTACGAAGGTTTCGATGAACGGATCCTGATGGAGGCTGATCTCCGGCTTTCCATCGGTGATTTCGTGCTCACAGGGGGGGAGCTGCCGGCTCTGTGCGTTATGGACGCCGTTGCCCGGTTCATCCCCGGTGTACTGGGCAAACAGGTCAGTGCAGAGGAAGATTCGTTCCACCACAGCCTGCTGGAATATCCTCAGTATACCCGTCCTGTAGAGTATCAGGGCAAAACCGTACCGGAGATCCTGCTCTCCGGAGACCACGCAAAAATCGACCAGTGGCGGCGGAAGGAAGCCCTGCGGGCAACCTTCCACCATCGCCCGGAGCTGCTGCGGCAGATGCAGTGGCAGAAGGGGGATGGCAGGCTGTTCCTGGCCATGAAAGAAGAAGAAAAAGAGAACTCCCGGGCAGAAAAGAAGTAA